The Puntigrus tetrazona isolate hp1 chromosome 3, ASM1883169v1, whole genome shotgun sequence nucleotide sequence GCAGATCACTCACCTTTCCTTTGAGACCGGAAActtctgcagaacaaacacaccATTTATCATCaacaactcaatcaatcaatcaatcaatcaatgatcTGAAATCAGACCTTCAGAAAGCAGACGTCATTGTCTTTCATCATCTGCTCCATGTCTTTGATTGTGTCTGAAAGAGCTGAGATGTGTTTGTTGATCTCCTCCATCTTCtccttcatcatcttcttcttctgctcctcttcctccctcagTGCAGTGATTGTAGCTTCTTCTTCATCTCTGAGAAACTGATGAAGCTTCTCAAACTGCTGTTTAATCTGACTCTCTGTGTGATCAGCTTGAGACTGAAATCAAACCACATTCACTTCAGTCGTCTTAAAGATGCAAATTATTCTGGAGCAACATGAAGAGTgagtgaataaatgtattagttaAAGGTTTAGTTACCTAAAATTTAAAAGTAGCCCATTTTTACTGACACACAAGCCTCAGGAGATGAAGGAAAGTTTTCTTACTTTTAGCAAAGGAAAACCAGTCTCCTCATGGCTTCTATCGAAATCctccaacatttttctttacaaatcctcaTATTATGCTTCTAATTCATGACTACCACtatgttttgttctctctccaAATTCATCAATAATCGCCAATGTCATACGTCATCCGCAGGAACTGTTTCCGCATATAAACAATAGTGATAGAGaagtgtttatttcatttgaaatatggatTGTTTTGCATATTATAATCAACAGAAGtgaaagaaaagcatttgttgTTACATTAgaaaatttattacaaaaacgcATGCATCATTTTATTATGGATACACAggctttatttaatgtgttttcgACTATTAAAGGAAAACACCCACCCACTGCAATGACAGGGCTTAGAAGTAccagtatttttaatataactctgactggatttgtctgaaagaagaaagtcatatgcacCTAGGATTGCTTGAGGGTGAGAAAACataggctaattttcatttttggtaaactaaccctttaactacAATTCAAACTTTCTGAACTACAGTAGCACTAGTACTCTAGTAGCAGATGTTCTGTCACTGTAGGTTAAAGTATGCAAATCAGtcttttttcacaaaacacaagtGTTAAATGGCTCAAAGGCTGGAATACACTGTTACATTGTGTAACTCTTGCCCTGGTTTCCTCCAATTTAACTTCTGGAGAAGCTGACGATAGTTACAAGAAGCCAAACCAATTCAGTTGGCAGATTCAACAGAAAACAGCGTAATGAAGGTGCGTATAGAAAGATAGCATAATGTGATGTGAAATGTTACAGAACTCGGCACTGAACCCATctaagtgcacacacacacacacacacacacacactcacactgcaAGGAATAAGACTTTGTTGTGTATTCCAGCCTTAATAACACTTGAACTTATGTGAGTTAATaaagcatttctatttttttctattatgcatgaaaatgcagattttcAAATTAAACCGAATTACTGGGTTGCTATGCTTTCACTGGTCTTTCCGTGTCTCTGTGAAAAAAGACCAACGATAATAATGAAGATAAAAAACAAAgatctatttttttctattagaTTACACCAATCttacaacaatattaaatattaatcatgattaaaacGATTCTGCTGAAAATGAGCACCAGCCAATGGTATTGCCGCATGCACGTTGGCCCCGCCCACTCCAGCGAGTTTCAGtttctgttacattttttttttaaatgcgcaATAGTTAAAATggtttgagaaataaaaaatatgcaccCAATCCGTTCTGAAAATACAAGCAATACATCTTCTCAAACTTCAAAAGAATCCGTCCTCACCCCGATGTGTTGAACGGTTCTCTCAAACTCTCCCttgatgttttctttgtgttgaAGTTTCTCTCGCAAGGGCTTCAGCGCCGCGTCGAGCTCGTCCTGCAGGATGGTCATGAAACGGGCTCATTAGCGAAAGCGCACAGAGGCATACGTGGTTTATAAGACCTCGCTTATAAGCGTGTTTCATCTCCCACCTTGTACGACGAAGCCACTTCCCCGATGGGTCTGAACGCGTGACTGTCGTGCGTCCGTGAAGTCAAGCAGATCAAACACGCAGGCTGCTTGTCCTCCAGACAGAAGAGTTTGAGTTTCTCGCCGTGCAATCCGCAGATCTCCTCGGACGCCGGGGAAGCGCTCTCGTTCCTCTCCTTCAGGAAAGACTCGCACAGGTTTTTCAGCGCGAGGTTGCACGTAGGGTCGTGTCTCGAGGACCTCCTGCAGACGGGACACTCGCGGGTTTTCCTGATCTTCCAGAACCTCTGAAGGCACTCTTTACAGAAGCTGTGACTGCACTCTAGAATAACAGGAGCGCTGAAGACTTCGCGACACACCGGGCAGCTGTAATCGTATTCGGCTGGAGAATCCATGTTCACCTAACGAGCAGCAGAAATCTAAAACATCGCTTTCACTTTCAGAATGACTTCAAATATCCCCAGAAAGAACCCAAGCAACCGAAACTTCTCtttgtgttatgttttgtttagttttttttttacctggccACCAAATTCGTCTTCTAAGATGAGTTGAAACATGCCAGATCTTGAAAGGCCGCAGCAATGCAGTGAACATCAtcaatgcatgtttaaaaagacacatttctggacttttttaaaggaaacagagaagcaaacaaaattaattaaatgtgctatgtgtttgttttttttttttaatgattcccAATTCCATTCGCGATTTCTAGTATTTTTAAAGGCTTTACGAGTATTTCAATATTGTAATtagaaattaattcaatattagAAGCAGATTTGTTAGTTTATTAATTGTCAAGGTCATGTTATCCGCATCTCCTGAGCTCCATCACGTCACTCCCATAACATCCGTCACCACTCAtcttcataaatatttcatcaaaTATAACTTTAGGAAGTTTGACCGAGGATCTTTTGAAGCTCGGTCGTTGGTGTAGAGGAGAAGAGCACTGGGGAGAGGACACAAGACCCTGAGGAACACAAACTGATAGAAGATGAGCTGGGCCAGTCCCAGAGGAGTCTGCAACAGCTTCAAAACTACTCCATGTTTGGTGTGATTCAGACAGTTTTGGTGTGATTCAGGTTTGAAAATCCCGCCGATAAAGTAGATCCTTTAGTAAGTAAAGTAGATTTGTTTTGCCATCACCACATGATCTGTGACAGCCCAAACTCCATTTTTGCACACAACCACCTGCttcatattgatttaaaaaccaTTGCAAAGGTTTCTAGTATCAATTCACGCCAATGAACCATTCCACaatcttcatttattttgatcgTTTATTGACTCatttattcacacaaaaatgagaaTTGTAGAACAAATTGATTtgaaacagtaaataaaaaaattgctgatGCAAAGGCTTTTTCCACAAGATGTCACTAGCGTGAACCCTCTCCAAAGGCTTTGAGGGGAAAGTCTAGAAACTACCATGAATATAATGCATGCAAATCATTAACCATGTAAGGACAGATGCAGACCCAATTGCATTAAAAAGGTGGgtttatttaatgcaatcaAGGGTTTTGTTGTACATAGACTTTCTAGGGTGAAACGCTGGCAGTGACTCCAGCCCCAATTCCAGAGGCAATTCAAATGCATTCAGGTGGGTTATAACCAGTAACGTGGGGCGGGAAAAGTTGTGTGAACGGGATGTTCATTTTACAGTAGCCATGTCCAGcatcaacaaaacaacaaaacacaagaccaaCACAAAACAAAGTTGACAAACCAGGTGAGATTGCTTAATGCATTTCTAGCTACAAGAACATGACTTCAGTATGGACTGggaaattacaatatattaaaacgtAATTGCAATGATTGTTATAAAAGGTAACTTTTCAAAAGTTGTAATAACACAATGTTcattttaagatattaagatattataaACTCTGCAACACtgattttttcaaaaaacaaacttgAAAATGGAAGAAACACAAtgccatttttaataaagcatcattACTGCTGCCTCATATCAATTAAAGGTGGACCATGAAAGAGGGTTGAGAAAAGGTTATAGCTCTAGTTGcagagaaaaatacaaatagaaacaTAATTACACAAAAGTAATGTTTACTGCATTATACTGTGATCGatgtgtaattttaattttcttttataacATGAATTATAAGTCTTGG carries:
- the LOC122330083 gene encoding E3 ubiquitin-protein ligase TRIM35-like; its protein translation is MDSPAEYDYSCPVCREVFSAPVILECSHSFCKECLQRFWKIRKTRECPVCRRSSRHDPTCNLALKNLCESFLKERNESASPASEEICGLHGEKLKLFCLEDKQPACLICLTSRTHDSHAFRPIGEVASSYKDELDAALKPLREKLQHKENIKGEFERTVQHIGSQADHTESQIKQQFEKLHQFLRDEEEATITALREEEEQKKKMMKEKMEEINKHISALSDTIKDMEQMMKDNDVCFLKKFPVSKERVQISSHPDPQTPSGALIHVPRYLGNLSFRVWKKMQDIIQNTPVILDPNTAHPSLVLSDDLTSLRWSLSSQLFPDNPERFDEYTCVLGSEGFNSGTHCWDVEVKDSLYWSLGATTASNQRKGPVFFNSEVWWVQYGLDERFGFPVNQRLERVRVYLDYDRGTLSFSDPVTNTHLHTFTTTFTDTVFPFFWCNDLKIVPVK